The Mucilaginibacter terrenus genome has a segment encoding these proteins:
- a CDS encoding DEAD/DEAH box helicase translates to MESASHDGTYIISGKLISQINAVTIAQLSPVTSYEELGSETLDLVDIAVNEATFLSVDGKTRVSQQQAAIHLTCTCTQPKSKLCSHKSSALLQIIANPNYIVFFDDNYRREKLRKFAADYGLEAEPELDEYFDLELNEGRLVINPKDRSLLPVTNASIDAMERQLMLQQASATPRLTKADEELKRIIVFKQHKFYKHLIIELYDADSTKDGRIKNPLIPVAPLQLIMDTNDPFEIKFYTAISRFQQNIDAKVNKQGLDSLKAIVKNPLNFDCYLHDVAVSEKVPSGALTKVNLRALHTDLQLTVDPIKDVFKISGSLPAGEERYPVSKLEVLFGYFIKVGSTLYLVKNLQTTGAITLFKQGQDYLHVHKNQFKEFQSRILNKLDAGVKVSYPYIPTATAVQLQEQQFNHRERIIYLSDFGQYIMIFPVMRYGEAEIPVRKNDLIYAIDSRGEEFLVQRDEPAEREFIAAILKQHAYFEEQLADDLQYFYLHKKRFLDEEWFLNAFEVWRAEGIAILGFNELTGNNLNPHKVSISIKVLSGLNWFNTKLDARFGKRKASLKHLHKAIRNKTKYVQLDDGTLGILPQEWIDKFTRYFEAAQIVDEELLTPKTNFELISELYEDQQLGEQVKLELQQYRNKFDNLEKIEEIGVPAELKTTLRPYQQFGLNWLNFLDELNFGGCLADDMGLGKTIQVLAFILSQNTKAKQNTNLLVVPTSLIFNWQAEAERFAPSLKILTLYGADRVKNIADFNSYNIVLTSYGTLLSDINFLKNYTFNYVFLDESQNIKNPTSQRYKAAKLLKARNRIAVTGTPFENNTFDIYGQLSFACPGLLGSLQYFKEIYAMPVDQFKVSKRARELQQKIKPFILRRTKQEVAAELPEKTEMVLHCPMNEEQRTLYNAYEKEFREFISATSQDQLKKSSMHVLKGITKLRQICDSPQLLEGVRLPGNASAKIDVLLEQIESKSPNHKILVFSQFVGMLNLIRKELLVRNIGFAYLTGATKNREQVVNNFQENADTRVFLISLKAGGTGLNLTAADYVYLVDPWWNPAIENQAIDRVYRIGQHKNVVAVRMICPDTIEEKVVRLQENKRDLANKLITSDAVLQSLSKEDWMDLLRPL, encoded by the coding sequence ATGGAAAGCGCATCCCATGATGGTACTTATATAATATCCGGCAAATTAATATCACAAATAAATGCGGTAACAATTGCGCAATTGTCGCCGGTTACAAGCTATGAGGAACTGGGCAGCGAAACGCTGGACCTGGTAGATATAGCTGTAAACGAAGCGACTTTCCTAAGTGTAGACGGCAAAACCAGAGTGAGCCAGCAACAAGCGGCAATTCATCTTACCTGTACATGCACTCAACCTAAAAGCAAGCTTTGTAGTCATAAATCATCGGCTTTGCTGCAGATCATAGCAAATCCAAATTACATCGTGTTTTTCGATGATAATTATAGGCGCGAAAAGCTTCGGAAATTTGCTGCTGATTATGGGCTGGAAGCGGAGCCGGAGCTTGACGAGTACTTCGATCTGGAGCTAAATGAAGGCAGGTTGGTCATTAATCCTAAAGATCGCTCATTATTGCCGGTTACCAATGCAAGTATAGATGCTATGGAACGGCAGCTAATGCTGCAGCAAGCATCTGCAACGCCGCGATTAACGAAGGCTGACGAGGAGTTAAAGCGTATTATAGTATTTAAGCAGCACAAGTTTTACAAGCACCTTATTATTGAACTGTATGATGCAGATAGTACAAAAGATGGCCGTATAAAAAACCCGCTGATACCTGTTGCGCCCTTGCAATTGATAATGGATACCAATGATCCGTTTGAAATTAAGTTTTATACCGCTATATCCCGCTTTCAGCAAAATATAGATGCTAAGGTCAACAAGCAAGGCTTGGATAGCTTAAAAGCTATAGTTAAGAATCCGCTTAATTTCGATTGCTACCTGCATGATGTAGCTGTGTCTGAAAAGGTTCCGTCCGGGGCCTTAACGAAGGTTAATTTGCGCGCACTGCATACCGATCTGCAGCTTACCGTTGACCCGATAAAGGATGTTTTTAAGATATCAGGTTCGTTACCAGCGGGAGAGGAGCGTTATCCTGTTTCAAAGCTTGAAGTGCTGTTTGGTTATTTTATAAAAGTTGGATCCACCTTGTATTTAGTGAAGAATTTGCAGACAACAGGCGCGATAACGTTGTTCAAACAGGGGCAGGATTATTTGCATGTACATAAAAACCAATTTAAAGAATTTCAAAGTCGTATTTTAAACAAGCTGGATGCAGGTGTTAAGGTGAGCTATCCTTACATCCCGACAGCAACGGCTGTGCAACTGCAGGAGCAGCAGTTTAACCATCGAGAGCGTATTATCTACCTTTCGGACTTTGGTCAGTACATCATGATCTTTCCTGTAATGCGGTATGGCGAAGCGGAGATCCCGGTTCGTAAAAACGACCTGATCTATGCTATCGATAGCCGGGGCGAGGAGTTTCTAGTTCAGCGTGATGAACCTGCCGAGCGGGAATTTATCGCTGCAATTTTAAAACAACACGCTTACTTTGAGGAGCAGCTGGCGGACGACCTGCAATACTTTTACCTGCACAAGAAACGCTTTTTAGATGAGGAATGGTTCCTGAACGCGTTTGAGGTTTGGCGGGCAGAAGGCATCGCTATTTTAGGTTTTAACGAGCTTACGGGCAATAACCTTAACCCGCATAAGGTCAGCATCAGCATAAAAGTACTTAGCGGGCTAAACTGGTTTAATACAAAGCTTGATGCAAGGTTTGGTAAGCGCAAGGCCTCGCTTAAACACCTCCATAAGGCTATTAGAAATAAAACCAAGTATGTGCAGCTTGATGATGGTACGCTGGGCATACTACCACAGGAATGGATAGATAAGTTCACAAGATATTTCGAAGCCGCACAAATAGTTGATGAAGAACTGCTTACACCTAAAACCAATTTCGAACTGATAAGTGAGTTATACGAGGATCAGCAGCTGGGCGAACAGGTGAAGCTGGAACTGCAGCAATACCGGAACAAGTTTGATAACCTAGAGAAAATTGAAGAGATAGGCGTTCCTGCGGAACTCAAGACTACGCTTCGGCCATATCAGCAATTCGGGCTAAACTGGCTCAACTTTTTAGACGAACTTAATTTTGGAGGATGCCTGGCGGATGATATGGGCCTTGGCAAAACTATCCAGGTACTGGCTTTTATTCTCTCGCAAAACACTAAAGCGAAGCAGAATACCAACTTGCTGGTGGTGCCCACATCACTTATTTTCAACTGGCAGGCAGAGGCTGAACGCTTTGCACCGTCGCTAAAGATACTGACGCTTTATGGTGCCGACCGGGTAAAGAATATCGCAGACTTTAATAGTTATAACATCGTGCTCACTTCTTACGGTACGCTGCTGTCGGACATCAACTTTCTTAAGAATTACACATTCAATTACGTGTTTCTCGATGAATCGCAGAATATTAAAAATCCGACTTCTCAGCGTTACAAAGCCGCCAAGTTGCTGAAGGCACGTAACCGCATTGCCGTTACCGGGACACCATTTGAGAACAATACCTTTGATATATACGGCCAACTGTCATTTGCATGCCCCGGTCTGCTTGGCAGTCTGCAATATTTCAAAGAGATATATGCGATGCCTGTAGACCAGTTCAAAGTAAGTAAACGTGCCCGCGAGCTTCAGCAAAAAATAAAGCCTTTTATCCTGCGCCGTACTAAGCAGGAGGTAGCTGCCGAATTGCCGGAGAAGACCGAGATGGTGTTGCACTGCCCGATGAATGAAGAGCAGCGCACATTGTACAATGCTTACGAAAAAGAGTTCAGGGAATTTATATCGGCTACATCTCAGGATCAACTGAAAAAAAGCTCAATGCATGTGCTTAAAGGTATAACAAAACTGCGCCAGATTTGTGATTCGCCGCAGCTGCTTGAAGGTGTAAGGCTACCGGGTAACGCATCGGCCAAAATAGATGTACTGCTGGAGCAGATAGAAAGCAAATCACCCAACCATAAAATACTTGTTTTCTCTCAATTTGTGGGGATGCTCAACCTCATCCGCAAAGAACTACTTGTACGCAACATTGGCTTTGCCTACCTCACAGGTGCTACCAAAAACAGGGAGCAGGTAGTGAATAATTTTCAGGAGAATGCAGATACACGGGTGTTCTTAATTAGCCTTAAAGCAGGTGGCACAGGGCTTAATCTTACAGCAGCAGACTATGTTTACCTGGTTGACCCATGGTGGAACCCTGCGATAGAAAATCAGGCTATCGATAGGGTTTACCGTATTGGTCAGCACAAAAATGTTGTAGCGGTACGAATGATATGCCCTGATACGATTGAGGAAAAAGTGGTTCGTCTGCAGGAGAATAAAAGGGATCTGGCAAATAAGCTCATTACGTCAGACGCGGTCTTACAATCATTGAGTAAAGAAGATTGGATGGATTTACTAAGGCCGTTGTAA
- a CDS encoding cytochrome d ubiquinol oxidase subunit II, with protein sequence MIYVVIVFLWLALLLYLVMGGADYGAGIIELFTSDANKSRTRRIMYNAIGPIWEANHMWLIIAIVILFVGFPVIYTTMSTYLHIPLVVMLMGIIARGTALTFRSYDAVRDDMQKVYNKVFVYSSFVTPLFLGIIAGSAVSGRIDPGANDFLHAYVLSWLNWFSVAIGFFTVALCGFLAAIYLIGEATDHPSRKSFIRKARIMNLAAFVAGAMVFIAAIIEKIPLVQWVFGNIIGIAAVSAASISLVVLWYLISRGKRYIIRVLAGFQVTMILLTTTYKHYPNIVILKGGGYLSLLENRGAEKAIESLAIALLIGGLFILPALGYLIYSFQKKGQDIEGH encoded by the coding sequence ATGATATACGTTGTAATTGTTTTTCTTTGGCTGGCGCTGCTGCTTTATTTGGTGATGGGTGGTGCGGATTATGGTGCCGGCATTATAGAGCTTTTCACATCAGATGCAAATAAATCGCGCACGCGGCGCATCATGTACAACGCTATTGGACCCATATGGGAAGCCAACCACATGTGGCTCATCATCGCTATAGTGATATTGTTTGTAGGCTTTCCGGTGATCTACACCACCATGTCCACCTATTTGCATATCCCGTTGGTAGTTATGCTGATGGGCATCATAGCCAGGGGGACAGCCCTTACTTTCCGCAGTTACGATGCAGTTAGGGACGACATGCAGAAAGTATACAACAAAGTATTTGTTTACTCCAGCTTTGTCACGCCGTTGTTCCTGGGGATTATAGCAGGAAGTGCTGTATCCGGCAGGATAGATCCAGGTGCAAACGATTTCTTGCATGCCTACGTTTTAAGCTGGCTAAACTGGTTCTCGGTGGCTATCGGTTTCTTTACCGTCGCACTTTGCGGCTTCCTGGCAGCCATATATCTTATCGGTGAGGCAACAGACCACCCTTCACGCAAGAGCTTCATCCGTAAGGCACGTATCATGAATTTGGCTGCATTTGTTGCCGGTGCAATGGTGTTCATTGCAGCTATTATAGAAAAGATACCATTGGTGCAATGGGTGTTCGGCAATATCATCGGTATTGCTGCAGTAAGTGCTGCAAGTATATCACTTGTTGTATTGTGGTATTTAATCAGCCGAGGAAAGCGCTACATCATCCGCGTACTTGCCGGTTTCCAGGTAACCATGATATTGCTTACCACAACCTATAAGCACTATCCAAACATAGTGATACTCAAAGGCGGAGGCTACCTCTCGCTGCTTGAGAATCGCGGAGCAGAAAAAGCGATAGAGTCACTGGCGATTGCTTTGCTTATTGGAGGTTTGTTCATCCTGCCGGCACTTGGTTACCTCATCTATAGCTTTCAAAAAAAAGGACAGGATATCGAGGGTCATTGA
- a CDS encoding cytochrome ubiquinol oxidase subunit I, with translation MDNFMAARSQMALSLGFHIIFSCIGMVMPFFMAVSHFLYLRSNNNIYQNITKAWSKGVAIFFATGAVSGTVLSFELGLLWPTFMKHAGPIFGMPFSLEGTAFFIEAIALGFFLYGWGKFNKWFHWFTGVIVGVSGLTSGILVVAANAWMNTPTGFDLVNGKYLNIDPIKAMFNPAWFSQALHMSIAAFAATGFAVAGVHALMIYRKKNIEFHLRSFRIAAIFGVLAAILQPLSGDISAKMVAKRQPAKLAAMEAHFNTEPYSPLILGGIPDEKNKTVNYAIELPGMLSFMIYEDFKKPVKGLDQIPKADQPPVAVTHYAFQLMVSLGMLMMALGVIYLIALAKKKSWFSKNWFLKLFILATPLGFIAVEAGWTVTEVGRQPWIVQGVMRTADAVTPMPGIAYSFYLFTAVYLSLSCVVVFLLYRQIKMVPVLYDVAGKPHLKAH, from the coding sequence ATGGATAATTTTATGGCCGCACGCTCGCAAATGGCCCTATCCCTGGGGTTTCATATCATCTTTTCATGTATAGGTATGGTGATGCCGTTCTTTATGGCAGTGTCTCATTTCTTATACCTCAGGAGCAACAATAATATCTATCAGAACATTACTAAAGCCTGGAGCAAAGGTGTTGCAATATTCTTCGCTACAGGTGCGGTATCCGGCACTGTATTATCGTTTGAGTTGGGCTTGTTGTGGCCTACATTCATGAAACATGCCGGGCCTATATTCGGGATGCCTTTCTCATTAGAAGGTACCGCCTTTTTTATAGAAGCAATAGCCCTAGGCTTTTTTTTATACGGCTGGGGTAAGTTTAACAAATGGTTTCACTGGTTCACCGGGGTTATTGTTGGTGTGAGCGGACTTACATCGGGTATATTGGTGGTGGCTGCCAACGCCTGGATGAACACACCAACCGGGTTCGACTTGGTAAATGGCAAGTACCTTAACATAGATCCTATAAAAGCTATGTTTAACCCCGCCTGGTTTTCACAGGCTTTGCATATGAGTATAGCTGCCTTTGCGGCCACCGGCTTTGCTGTTGCGGGCGTACATGCATTAATGATCTATCGCAAAAAGAACATTGAATTTCACCTGCGGTCGTTCCGCATAGCAGCCATATTTGGTGTGCTGGCGGCTATTTTGCAGCCCTTAAGCGGCGATATATCCGCCAAAATGGTGGCTAAACGCCAGCCGGCAAAACTTGCTGCTATGGAAGCGCACTTTAATACGGAGCCTTATTCCCCCCTCATTCTTGGTGGCATACCCGACGAAAAGAACAAAACTGTAAATTACGCGATAGAGCTACCCGGCATGCTAAGTTTCATGATTTATGAAGACTTTAAAAAGCCGGTAAAAGGATTAGATCAGATACCTAAAGCTGATCAGCCCCCTGTTGCAGTTACACATTATGCCTTTCAGCTAATGGTAAGTTTAGGTATGCTGATGATGGCCCTGGGTGTCATCTACCTTATAGCGCTGGCAAAAAAGAAAAGCTGGTTTAGCAAGAACTGGTTTCTAAAGCTGTTTATACTTGCTACGCCACTTGGCTTTATTGCTGTAGAAGCCGGCTGGACAGTAACCGAAGTTGGCCGGCAACCCTGGATTGTACAAGGCGTTATGCGTACGGCAGATGCGGTTACGCCGATGCCGGGTATAGCTTATTCCTTTTACCTGTTTACCGCTGTTTATTTATCCTTAAGCTGTGTAGTTGTTTTTTTACTTTACCGGCAGATAAAAATGGTTCCCGTATTGTACGATGTTGCTGGTAAACCACACTTAAAAGCGCATTAA